A single window of Papio anubis isolate 15944 unplaced genomic scaffold, Panubis1.0 scaffold662, whole genome shotgun sequence DNA harbors:
- the LOC101001793 gene encoding putative ankyrin repeat domain-containing protein 20A5 isoform X1 gives MKLFGFGSRRGQTVLGSIGHVYTGSGYRIRDSELRKIHRAAVKGDAAEVERCLARRSGDLDALDKQHRTALHLACASGHAKVVTLLINRKCQIDICDKENRTPLIQAIHCQEEACAVILLEHGANPNLKDIYGNTALHYAVYSESTSLAEKLLSHGANIEALDKDNNTPLLFAMLLFARKRKWWNFY, from the exons ATGAAGTTGTTCGGCTTCGGGAGCCGCAGGGGCCAGACGGTCCTGGGCTCCATAGGCCACGTCTACACGGGTTCCGGGTACCGAATCCGGGACTCCGAACTGCGGAAGATCCACAGAGCGGCTGTCAAGGGCGACGCCGCGGAAGTGGAGCGCTGCCTGGCACGCAGGAGCGGAGACCTGGATGCCCTGGACAAGCAGCACAG AACTGCTCTACATCTGGCCTGTGCCAGTGGCCATGCGAAAGTGGTAACTCTCCTGATTAACAGAAAGTGCCAGATTGATATCTGtgacaaagaaaacagaacaccCTTGATACAG GCTATCCATTGCCAGGAAGAGGCTTGTGCCGTTATTTTGCTGGAACATGGTGCCAATCCAAACCTTAAGGATATCTACGGCAACACTGCTCTCCATTATGCTGTGTACAGTGAGAGCACCTCACTGGCAGAAAAACTACTTTCTCATGGTGCAAATATTGAAGCACTGGACAAG GACAATAATACCCCACTTTTATTCGCTATGCTATTAtttgcaagaaagagaaaatggtggAATTTCTATTGA
- the LOC101001793 gene encoding putative ankyrin repeat domain-containing protein 20A5 isoform X2 — translation MKLFGFGSRRGQTVLGSIGHVYTGSGYRIRDSELRKIHRAAVKGDAAEVERCLARRSGDLDALDKQHRTALHLACASGHAKVVTLLINRKCQIDICDKENRTPLIQAIHCQEEACAVILLEHGANPNLKDIYGNTALHYAVYSESTSLAEKLLSHGANIEALDKV, via the exons ATGAAGTTGTTCGGCTTCGGGAGCCGCAGGGGCCAGACGGTCCTGGGCTCCATAGGCCACGTCTACACGGGTTCCGGGTACCGAATCCGGGACTCCGAACTGCGGAAGATCCACAGAGCGGCTGTCAAGGGCGACGCCGCGGAAGTGGAGCGCTGCCTGGCACGCAGGAGCGGAGACCTGGATGCCCTGGACAAGCAGCACAG AACTGCTCTACATCTGGCCTGTGCCAGTGGCCATGCGAAAGTGGTAACTCTCCTGATTAACAGAAAGTGCCAGATTGATATCTGtgacaaagaaaacagaacaccCTTGATACAG GCTATCCATTGCCAGGAAGAGGCTTGTGCCGTTATTTTGCTGGAACATGGTGCCAATCCAAACCTTAAGGATATCTACGGCAACACTGCTCTCCATTATGCTGTGTACAGTGAGAGCACCTCACTGGCAGAAAAACTACTTTCTCATGGTGCAAATATTGAAGCACTGGACAAGGTATAG